A genome region from Candidatus Hydrogenedentota bacterium includes the following:
- a CDS encoding DUF4405 domain-containing protein, translating to MLKAKWLKVVNVLLALSFLTQAGSGIFKHSLSHDAFEALHEGGGWVLVALAAAHVVLNWSWIRAQMLPGARKTAA from the coding sequence ATGTTGAAGGCTAAATGGTTAAAGGTTGTGAACGTACTGCTGGCCCTGTCGTTTCTGACCCAGGCCGGCTCGGGAATCTTCAAGCACTCCCTGTCCCATGACGCCTTTGAGGCGCTGCATGAGGGCGGCGGGTGGGTGCTGGTTGCCCTGGCGGCGGCGCATGTCGTCCTGAACTGGTCGTGGATCCGCGCACAGATGCTGCCCGGAGCCCGCAAGACCGCCGCCTAA
- a CDS encoding uroporphyrinogen decarboxylase, with amino-acid sequence MTGRERILACIENGRADRLPFMPITMMFAADLTGKPYGQYATDHRVLAEGQLRVAERFGADFVSTISDPAREAADCGARVVFFDDQPPALDEGNALLADTAALKGLKVPDPLGGGRMTDRIQGLALLRERVGRDLLVEGWVEGPCALGADLRGINAIMMDFFEDPGFATDLMTFCVETALGFAREQIAAGADLIGLGDAAASLVGPAVYEEHVWPLEKRLVEGIQAMGGRVRLHICGNTNPLLEGMGRLGCEIVDLDYMVSMAAARAAMGPKQTLLGNIEPAGVLRNGTSDAVRAALGACHGDCGDPYIVGAGCEVVRDTPHVNLDTMAEYARGGAKSAF; translated from the coding sequence ATGACGGGACGGGAACGCATTCTGGCGTGCATTGAAAACGGACGTGCGGACCGGCTGCCGTTCATGCCCATCACCATGATGTTCGCGGCGGATCTGACCGGAAAGCCCTACGGGCAGTACGCCACGGACCACCGGGTGCTGGCGGAGGGCCAGCTCCGGGTGGCGGAGCGGTTTGGGGCGGATTTTGTCTCTACCATCTCCGACCCGGCCCGCGAGGCGGCGGACTGCGGGGCGCGGGTGGTCTTTTTTGACGACCAACCCCCGGCGCTGGATGAGGGAAACGCCCTGCTGGCGGACACGGCGGCGCTGAAGGGGCTGAAGGTGCCGGACCCGCTGGGCGGGGGGCGCATGACGGACCGTATCCAGGGCCTGGCGCTGCTGCGGGAGCGGGTGGGCCGGGACCTGCTGGTGGAGGGCTGGGTGGAGGGCCCCTGCGCGCTGGGCGCGGACCTGCGCGGCATCAACGCGATCATGATGGACTTTTTTGAGGATCCGGGGTTTGCCACGGACCTCATGACGTTCTGCGTGGAGACGGCGCTGGGCTTCGCGCGGGAGCAGATCGCGGCGGGGGCGGACCTCATCGGCCTGGGCGACGCGGCGGCGTCGCTGGTGGGGCCTGCGGTGTATGAGGAGCATGTGTGGCCCCTGGAGAAGCGGCTGGTGGAGGGGATTCAGGCGATGGGCGGCCGGGTGCGCCTGCACATCTGCGGGAACACCAACCCCCTTCTGGAGGGCATGGGCCGGCTGGGCTGCGAGATTGTGGATTTGGACTACATGGTGTCCATGGCGGCGGCGCGCGCCGCCATGGGGCCGAAGCAGACCCTGCTGGGGAACATCGAGCCTGCGGGCGTCCTGCGCAACGGCACCTCGGACGCGGTGCGGGCGGCGCTGGGGGCGTGTCATGGCGACTGCGGCGATCCGTATATTGTGGGGGCGGGCTGCGAAGTGGTCCGCGACACGCCCCACGTGAATCTGGACACCATGGCGGAATACGCGCGCGGGGGCGCCAAGTCGGCTTTTTAG
- a CDS encoding sugar phosphate isomerase/epimerase, giving the protein MLAGRAADAEGGWVRLGAPVPLEGDDPAAWAKAHRALGYRAAYCPDVPLKDTDRIRAVEKAFAAEDVVLAEVGRWCNLMDADPEARKKNLERVTEGLALAEAVGARCCVDIAGSFNKESWFGPHPENLSPAFFDAAVENARKILDAVKPSRTKFAYEMIGWALPDSAHSYLALMKAVDRPGFGVHLDPCNAINSPARYYGNTALLNECFDKLGAWIVSCHAKDLTWDIEMNVHFREVVPGTGTLDYATLLRRLATLPQQPPLMLEHLANHEEYLAGAKHIFGVGADIGVRFE; this is encoded by the coding sequence ATGCTGGCCGGGCGGGCGGCGGACGCAGAGGGGGGATGGGTGCGGCTGGGCGCGCCGGTGCCCCTGGAGGGGGACGATCCGGCGGCCTGGGCGAAGGCCCACCGCGCCTTGGGCTACCGGGCGGCCTACTGCCCCGACGTTCCCCTGAAGGACACGGACCGCATCCGTGCGGTGGAGAAGGCCTTTGCGGCGGAGGATGTCGTGCTGGCCGAGGTGGGCCGGTGGTGCAACCTGATGGACGCGGACCCGGAGGCGCGGAAGAAGAACCTGGAGCGGGTCACGGAGGGGCTGGCGCTGGCGGAGGCCGTCGGCGCGCGGTGCTGCGTGGACATCGCCGGATCCTTCAACAAGGAGAGCTGGTTCGGCCCCCATCCGGAAAACCTGTCCCCGGCGTTCTTCGACGCGGCGGTGGAAAACGCCCGGAAAATCCTTGACGCCGTGAAGCCGTCCCGGACGAAGTTTGCCTACGAAATGATAGGCTGGGCGCTGCCCGACAGCGCGCACAGCTATCTTGCCCTGATGAAGGCCGTGGACCGCCCGGGCTTCGGCGTCCATCTGGACCCCTGCAACGCCATCAACAGCCCGGCGCGCTATTACGGGAACACGGCGCTGCTCAATGAGTGTTTTGACAAGCTGGGGGCGTGGATCGTGAGCTGCCATGCCAAGGACCTGACCTGGGACATTGAAATGAACGTGCATTTCCGCGAAGTGGTCCCGGGCACCGGCACGCTGGACTACGCCACCCTGCTCCGGCGGCTGGCAACCCTGCCCCAGCAGCCGCCCCTCATGCTGGAGCATCTGGCCAACCACGAGGAATACCTGGCGGGGGCGAAGCACATTTTTGGCGTCGGCGCCGATATCGGCGTCCGGTTTGAGTGA
- a CDS encoding FprA family A-type flavoprotein, with protein MPVSLCDGVLWVGVVDAGLRDFHGYETDRGTTYNAYLVRDRGTALIDTVKKGFAGTLLANVAEIVPLDKVDWVVCNHAEPDHAGSLPEVMAALPNATLVCTEKCRQTLALFFDMAAWKVRIIGPGDTLALGDRTLEFVQTPLAHWPESMFTFLPSDGVLFSMDAFGQHYGTPERFDDASDLDAVMDEAAAYYANILLPFGTPTAKAMAAAEKLPVRMIAPSHGVIWRGHLDIILAGYKAWTSGTVRNKVVVLCDTMWGATERMAEELGAGAADAGAETVLLPVRKASLTRIAREVMDAAAVAVGSPTVNGGIMPQMGAVLTHLQGLKPAPKAAVAFGAYGWAKGGAEGVQTVLEAMRWEIIAEPLRAQYRPTEDDLRRCRETGALLAQKAAERANAGK; from the coding sequence ATGCCTGTTTCGCTGTGTGACGGCGTGCTCTGGGTGGGGGTGGTGGACGCGGGGTTGCGCGATTTCCACGGGTATGAGACGGACCGGGGGACGACCTACAACGCGTACCTCGTGCGGGACCGCGGGACGGCCCTGATTGACACGGTGAAAAAGGGTTTTGCGGGCACGCTGCTGGCCAATGTCGCCGAAATCGTCCCGCTGGACAAAGTGGACTGGGTGGTGTGCAACCACGCCGAGCCGGACCACGCCGGGTCGCTGCCGGAGGTGATGGCCGCCCTGCCCAACGCCACCCTGGTCTGCACCGAGAAATGCCGCCAGACGCTGGCCCTCTTTTTCGACATGGCCGCGTGGAAGGTCCGGATCATCGGGCCGGGCGACACGCTGGCCCTCGGCGACCGCACGCTAGAGTTCGTCCAGACCCCGCTCGCGCACTGGCCGGAATCCATGTTCACGTTCCTGCCGTCGGACGGCGTCCTGTTCTCCATGGACGCCTTCGGCCAGCACTACGGCACGCCCGAGCGCTTTGACGACGCTTCGGACCTGGACGCCGTGATGGACGAGGCCGCCGCCTACTACGCGAACATCCTGCTGCCCTTCGGCACGCCCACGGCGAAGGCCATGGCGGCGGCGGAGAAGCTGCCCGTCCGCATGATCGCACCGTCCCACGGCGTCATCTGGCGCGGGCATCTGGACATTATCCTCGCGGGGTACAAGGCGTGGACCTCCGGCACCGTCCGCAACAAGGTGGTCGTCCTGTGCGACACCATGTGGGGCGCCACCGAGCGCATGGCGGAGGAACTGGGCGCGGGCGCGGCGGACGCCGGGGCGGAGACCGTCCTGCTGCCCGTCCGCAAAGCCTCGCTGACCCGGATCGCCCGGGAGGTCATGGACGCCGCCGCCGTGGCCGTCGGCTCCCCCACCGTGAACGGCGGCATCATGCCGCAGATGGGCGCGGTGCTCACGCACCTCCAGGGGCTGAAACCGGCCCCCAAAGCCGCCGTCGCCTTCGGCGCCTACGGATGGGCCAAAGGCGGCGCCGAGGGCGTCCAGACCGTCCTCGAGGCCATGCGCTGGGAGATCATCGCCGAACCCCTGCGCGCCCAATACCGCCCCACGGAAGACGACCTCCGCCGCTGCCGTGAAACGGGCGCCCTGCTGGCCCAAAAAGCCGCCGAAAGGGCCAACGCGGGCAAGTAA
- a CDS encoding radical SAM protein, whose translation MQAPKLLLCSVFGPYGVKDEYAEGVGCQMELLNNQITREQGVHSPRQSYWSFGLYLMAENLGVDTTILDFPSWRRFKEELKKGYTHIGISFIMPNVFKARRMARYIRERHPEMKIILGGYGTVLPNLQEMVPHDAVCRGEGVRWLREYFGENPEAPVRHPALIGPAYDYIYGYSRKPTGGILMTGLGCENACPFCITSHQFGKRYVHLLKTGREVFEACERTEREARACGFSIMDENFLKQPQRAQELLAEMEARNRPYVFDIFSSAETIQKVGVDFLVRLGIRMVWIGVESKFNTHPKTKDIDLRALIAELRSKGIVVQASMILFQDHHDERTIREDIDWVVGLDSDLVQFMNYIAIPSTTLHDTLTAQGRIKDLSPRFQHGAGELNFDHPHFKNPADHIRILRDAFRAKYRAGGPGVVNMSLTAVRGYLRLSAEHKARQQRGEVWNPETLRYAPAADGQAAPDTFMRARLRMMKQMVRIYRPSLLAGWVYAPNRAARKKAREAMALYTQAFGKPRMADRIAALVLVVTGGVELARIALSKLLGREGIVRQPPCRRTEYHNSLIAADPAQAEARPFKKPKIAGTTEG comes from the coding sequence ATGCAAGCCCCCAAACTGCTTCTGTGCTCCGTGTTCGGACCCTACGGCGTCAAGGATGAGTACGCCGAGGGCGTCGGCTGCCAGATGGAGCTGCTGAACAACCAGATCACCCGCGAGCAGGGCGTCCATTCGCCCCGCCAGTCCTATTGGAGTTTCGGCCTGTACCTCATGGCCGAAAACCTCGGCGTGGACACCACCATCCTCGATTTCCCCTCCTGGCGGCGGTTCAAGGAGGAGCTGAAAAAGGGCTACACGCACATCGGCATCAGCTTCATCATGCCGAACGTGTTCAAGGCCCGCCGGATGGCCCGCTACATCCGTGAGCGCCACCCGGAGATGAAGATCATTCTTGGCGGGTACGGCACGGTCCTGCCCAATCTCCAGGAGATGGTCCCCCACGACGCCGTCTGCCGCGGCGAGGGCGTCCGCTGGCTGCGCGAGTATTTCGGCGAGAACCCCGAGGCCCCCGTGCGGCACCCCGCGCTCATCGGCCCCGCCTATGACTACATCTACGGCTACTCGCGGAAACCCACCGGCGGCATCCTCATGACCGGCCTGGGCTGCGAGAACGCCTGCCCCTTCTGCATCACCTCGCACCAGTTCGGAAAGCGGTATGTGCACCTGCTGAAAACCGGCCGGGAGGTCTTCGAGGCCTGCGAGCGCACGGAGCGGGAGGCCCGGGCCTGCGGCTTCTCCATCATGGACGAGAACTTCCTCAAGCAGCCGCAGCGCGCGCAGGAGCTGCTCGCGGAGATGGAGGCCCGCAACCGGCCCTACGTCTTCGACATCTTCTCCTCCGCCGAGACCATCCAGAAGGTCGGCGTGGACTTCCTGGTCCGCCTGGGCATCCGCATGGTCTGGATCGGCGTGGAGTCCAAATTCAACACGCACCCCAAGACGAAGGACATAGACCTGCGCGCCCTGATCGCCGAACTGCGGTCAAAGGGCATCGTGGTGCAGGCCTCCATGATCCTCTTCCAGGACCACCACGACGAGCGCACCATCCGCGAGGACATTGACTGGGTCGTCGGCCTCGACTCCGACCTGGTCCAGTTCATGAACTACATCGCCATCCCCTCCACCACCCTCCACGACACGCTGACCGCCCAGGGGCGGATCAAGGACCTGTCCCCGCGCTTCCAGCACGGGGCCGGCGAGCTGAACTTCGACCACCCCCATTTCAAGAACCCGGCGGACCACATCCGCATCCTCCGCGACGCCTTCCGCGCCAAGTACCGCGCGGGCGGGCCCGGGGTGGTCAACATGTCCCTGACCGCCGTCCGGGGCTACCTGCGGCTGAGCGCGGAGCACAAGGCCCGCCAGCAGCGCGGCGAGGTGTGGAACCCCGAAACCCTCCGCTACGCCCCCGCCGCGGACGGCCAGGCCGCGCCGGACACCTTCATGCGCGCCCGCCTGCGCATGATGAAACAGATGGTCCGGATCTACCGTCCCTCCCTGCTCGCGGGATGGGTCTACGCCCCCAACCGCGCCGCGCGGAAAAAGGCCCGCGAGGCCATGGCCCTCTACACCCAGGCCTTCGGGAAGCCCCGGATGGCCGACCGCATCGCGGCCCTCGTCCTCGTCGTGACCGGCGGCGTCGAACTCGCCCGCATCGCCCTGTCCAAACTCCTCGGACGCGAGGGCATCGTCCGCCAGCCCCCCTGCCGCCGCACGGAATACCACAACAGCCTGATCGCCGCCGACCCCGCCCAGGCGGAGGCGCGCCCCTTCAAGAAACCAAAGATCGCCGGCACGACGGAAGGGTGA
- a CDS encoding TetR family transcriptional regulator — translation MDRSKDIVYIKSGGRSIALYAELGGYFSPDGQLNDGRFRVFLRQSLRDRMQAPDAGDAAGKWLSEYLADILSYLRDKGLDAAALQLFEAALDESAALGITRVPLDPALLRGLMAAATAPEVREAATRRDDADDKKARILECALEVFTSRGFHNATIDEVAAAAGVAKGTVYRHFKSKEDLLDQLLLMTSQKVVERFSDAFSGSDNVRGAVEHFIREWVGFIEENHALYRLIQAEGIIAHSGRRTLFYEYLITNFPMAKERIASMNAAGELKVLSFYTAMYGVLGFIDGVVHKWFRSNMEYPLRDEIPVILETLLNGLLRDEHRHDGAYCAPDGGPAA, via the coding sequence ATGGACCGCTCGAAAGACATCGTCTACATCAAGTCCGGCGGACGCAGCATTGCCCTCTATGCCGAGTTGGGCGGCTACTTTTCCCCCGATGGACAGCTCAATGACGGGCGTTTCCGCGTTTTCCTCCGCCAGTCCCTGCGGGACCGCATGCAGGCCCCCGATGCGGGGGACGCCGCCGGCAAGTGGCTTTCGGAGTATCTGGCGGACATTCTGTCCTACCTGCGCGACAAGGGGCTGGACGCGGCGGCCCTGCAGCTCTTTGAGGCCGCCCTGGACGAGTCGGCTGCCCTGGGAATCACGCGGGTGCCGCTGGATCCGGCCCTGCTCCGCGGGCTGATGGCCGCTGCCACCGCGCCGGAGGTCCGCGAGGCGGCCACGCGCCGGGACGACGCGGACGACAAGAAAGCCCGTATTCTGGAGTGCGCCCTGGAGGTCTTCACGTCGCGCGGCTTCCACAACGCGACCATTGACGAGGTGGCCGCCGCCGCCGGCGTGGCCAAGGGCACGGTCTACCGCCATTTCAAGAGCAAGGAGGACCTGCTGGACCAGCTTCTGCTCATGACGAGCCAGAAGGTCGTGGAGCGGTTCTCGGACGCCTTTTCCGGGTCCGACAACGTGCGCGGGGCGGTGGAGCACTTCATCCGGGAGTGGGTGGGCTTCATTGAGGAGAACCACGCCTTGTACCGGCTTATTCAGGCCGAGGGCATCATCGCCCACTCCGGGCGGCGCACCCTCTTCTACGAGTACCTCATCACCAACTTCCCCATGGCCAAGGAGCGCATCGCGTCCATGAACGCCGCCGGGGAACTCAAAGTCCTGAGCTTCTACACCGCGATGTACGGCGTGCTGGGCTTCATTGACGGCGTGGTCCACAAGTGGTTCCGCTCGAACATGGAGTACCCCCTGCGCGACGAGATTCCCGTGATTCTGGAAACCCTGCTGAACGGCCTGCTCCGCGATGAGCACCGGCACGACGGCGCCTACTGCGCCCCGGACGGCGGACCGGCGGCATAA
- a CDS encoding DUF167 domain-containing protein, producing MSEDAAVFTLSGADTLFRVRVQPKASRNALLTGDEGRVRVALTAPPVEGAANEALVKYVAGLLGIPRRRVTLESGAQCREKVLRLAGLSPAEAGRLLGMERPKD from the coding sequence ATGAGCGAAGACGCCGCAGTGTTTACCTTGTCCGGTGCGGACACGTTGTTCCGGGTGCGGGTGCAGCCGAAGGCCTCCCGCAACGCCCTGCTGACCGGGGACGAGGGGCGGGTGCGCGTGGCGCTGACCGCGCCGCCGGTGGAGGGGGCGGCGAACGAGGCCCTGGTGAAGTATGTGGCCGGGCTGCTGGGCATCCCCCGGCGCCGGGTCACGCTGGAAAGCGGCGCCCAGTGCCGGGAGAAGGTGCTGCGGCTTGCGGGGCTTTCCCCGGCCGAGGCCGGGCGGCTGCTGGGGATGGAACGGCCAAAGGACTGA